ttcgctctgacgaagggctaacgctcgaaacgtcagcttttagaatctctgtacggtggccaatttacattatcaactccgttgataaaaccaaatttttgtatactacttccccaccgacgcagcaccacagtttctttggaaactacccccttctttCTAACAGCTCATCGCCTTCCTCTAAGTAGAACTTTAGTTTGTCAATCTCTTTCTTGATTTTCATCTCGAgatcttgttcttgttctgaAATGTTCGTCTCCTCTTGGTCGGATTTTTCTTCGTCTAAGTCTCCCATGTTTGTACGAGGTCTTGTGTTGAAAATTTCACTCTTTTTCTCCCGGCGTATCCTGGTCCCGGAACCACTTATGTCCCGAAGTTGTACGGTACACAAAAGCATTCACGATGCACAGACAATTCCCGGGTTTAATaacgaaaatgaaacaaatccTCGTGTTGTTTGCGTTGTGTCTCCTATTTCACTTGTCAATCATCTGGGgccggttgttcaaaaaccgatcaatgctaatcccagattaaaaatttacaaaggagtttatttctctactcccataTGCtcttcaacgctgatattcggcaaaactttacattagaggaagtcaatcttgaaaaacaaaaaataagcaaaagaaactttcaccaaaaagttcaaaaaatgaaaccaaagtttacgctaatcctggattaagttaatcggctttcgaacaaccgggccctgaataCTAAATGTGACATCTGGTTGTCACGCTAGGCAGTCACGATAGTTCCGGTcaacatgatgatgatgataacaatactGATAATccgtattaaaagagatttcttaaaacataaaactgtaaaaaccaACGATAAACGGCAACggtttttacagttttatgttttaagaaatctcttttaatacggATTTTAAGACGCGATAATCAACTACACTTGTTTAGAAGACTTGAACAGTGTAGTAAGAAACAGATCAACTGCGATGGTTCGATTGAATTTCTTCGACTCTGTCAGAACTTCGATCTCACCCCAACATTCGCCAAGGTTGACAAAGAAAGGAGTTCTAAATGGAAGCAGTCATCGGAAGCCTTCGAAAGGAATGTTATCTCAGAAGAGCTTAAAgaaccggcaggtacaaaacgcaggtcacacaggtcacaggtcacagggcacagggcacagggcacagggcacagggcacaggtcattgttttacctatacaggaagtatcctaaacattcataaaagctaaccttaggcctaaaaacttttctttaggcctaaaattagcgtttatgaatgtttaggatacttttctttaggcctaattaggcctaaaaaggcctaattaggactaattaggcctaaggttagcttttatgaatgtttaggatactttctgcataggttaaataatgacctgtgacctgtgccctgtgccctgtgacctgtgacctgcgttttgtacctgccgcttaaagaaaagatcaaacaaagtgCGTCTCTGAAGCACGAGATCAACTCCATCTCCGACGAGATTCGCCGAAGCTGCACTTTGTTTCGTTATGCCTCCATCTTACGCACAATGGTCAATCTTAGAAACAAACACTATCAGGAGGTAATGAGCACTCACACAAAGAAGATCGCAAGGCTACTCTACAAAGAAATGGATGTTGATGAGCATATACAGAACATATCGTCCTACGATCTCTCTTTCTTCCAGAAACTGGTTTTGTGTCGGGGCTTGAAATTTGCCTTTCCCCAACGGGTCTCATCGATTGAAGTGAAAGCGAGCTTTGAGGAGGCTTACTGGAGCCTTGAACCTTTTCTCGGAAACGATGATTTGAGAGAACTGGCAGCCGCAACCCTACGATTCGTAGCACTGAACTACATTCAGCGCAAAGTACAGAAACCTTCCAAGACACTTCTGCTTGCCATCGAACAATTGAAACAACGCGACGACATCGTCATCACCAAACCAGACAAAGGATCAGTAGTGGTCGTAATGGACAAGTCCGAATATCTACGACTATTATCCGAAGCATCCATCAATGATTCAAGCAAATTTCGGGCGGTTCCTCTCGAAAGGCCCTCCAGTAAAGGCAGACCACCAACATATTACCACCCTCTTCTACAGAAAGAGAAAGAATTAGAGTCCATCGTTCGTAGAATTTTACCCAAGCCTATTGCAGATACGGTCCGCCCTACAGGCTCCAGATTAGCGCATTTGTATGGTTTACCGAAGACACACAAGGATCGGTTGGCGATGCGCCCCATACTATCAGCAACGCAAACATACAATTACGCTTTAATTGGCAAAATCTCGACACTAATCTCAAGCCTCTGTCCTTAAATCGTCACACAGTAACTGACATTTTTGAATTTACAAATGAAATACACAGCTTGGAAATAGCAAACGGTGACATCTTGGTTTCGTACGACGTGTCTTCCCTGTTTACTAACGTACCCTTAGATGAAACGATACAGCTTCTCGCGAACAGAGCTTTCACAAACAATTGGTTTAATACAACGTACGACTTGAACCTGACCAAAAGGGATCTTGTGGACCGTCTCCTCAGTGTAGCTAGCAAAGGACAACTATTCCAGTTCAATGGAGCCCTGTACGAACAGACTGATGGCGTGGCTATGGGGTGGCCTCTTGGGCCCTTACTAGCTAATGTGTTCATGTCCCACATCGAAGAAAACGTTGAGCGAGAGGGTAAACTCCCTTCTTTCTATCGAAGATACGTTGACGATACGCTCACCATCATGCCCAATAAAGAAACAGCATCTAACTTCTTGGACACGCTTAACCAAGCGCATTTTTCCGTAAAATTCACGATGGAAACCGAATGCAATGGAATGCTCCCATTTCTGGGTATCCAGTTGCTGAATCGATCGCCACAAATAGAGACAAAGGTGTACGTAAAACCCACTAATTCAGGTCTACTCTTGCACTATCAGAGTCACGTCGACAATCGCTACAAAAAGGGTTTACTGAGAACTATGCTTGATCGAACACATCGCTTATCTTCATCTTGGTCCGACGAATGTGACCGTTTGAAAACAGTGTTCTTGCGGTTGAAGTATCCCAAACACCTTGTTAATTCTACCTCATCCTACTCTACGTCACAAGGAATCACGTGAGATTGCGCAAGCAAGCCAGGTCAGTGTGCGGTTTAATGGTGGATGCCAAGACGAATGAGATGGACCACAAACTTTCCTCTAGTGCTGAAGAAGACGAAGCTGCAGTGCTAGCCGAAGACGAAAATGATCATGACACCACCGGTGCTCATGCTATCGCTCCCAATAAACTATGGGAAGCTATTCAAGGACTGCAAAAGAAAGTTGATCTTTTGGCGGGAACGTCAACACGCATCCCCGATGCTTCACTAAAGCGGAAAGTACCGCAAATGTCCAAGGCAGAGTCCAAAAGTGACTCAAACTCCCTACCGGGACCCTCAAAAAAGAAAGCTAGAAAAGCTTTGTCTGATTCAGATGACGCATCGGACGACTCTGATTGCGATGCAGTTCACGCCATCCTTGGAGAAGACGAACAAGAAGGCGACTCGAGTGACAAGCTCCTGAAAGAGATTGAAGAGGAATACAACACGGCCGATAAAACGGGCCCAAACATAAATGAACATCTAGCGAATCTTATTAATAAGAGATTTGCTGGTAAGCTCAAGGAAGCAAAgcttaattaaagaaaagcTAGAGCTGTATGTGCGACCCGGCAACTGCGAAAAATTGAAAGTGCCCCTCGTGAACCACGAACTATGGGGCAAACTCAAACCACCGGTCAAATCACAGGACTTGCGACTCGCAAATGTCCAACAAACCGTTGTGAAAGCCACCATTGCGCTTGCAGAGGCCACTGAGAAAATAAGTAAAGTCAAAGGAAAGATGgatgaaaaaccaaaaattatttCCTCTTTGACTGATTCGCTCGCTTTGCTGGGACACGCAACTTATGAGCTTTCATTGCGGCGACGGGATATTATGAGAACCTCAATAAACAAGGAGCTTCGTGCCCTTTGCAATCAGCAAATCCCAGTAACGGATTTCCTCTTTGGAGATGATGTCCAAAGcagtttaaaaacaataaaagagtgCAACAAAATTGCCAGCTCTGTCAGTCAAGGGCATGATTACAAGCAAGGCTACTCAGGAACTGGACATCAAAGGCCCCGTAATAGCAAGCCTTTTTTAGGGCATCGCAAGAGCTACAACTCGTTCAAAAAGAAACCATGGGCCTGGCTTAGAGCAAAATGTTAAATGCTTTAAAGCAGGTAACCTTACCAGTTTCCTTTCTAAATGGAGAACTCTTACATCTGATAGAGAAATTCTAGATATGATAACCGGTACAACTATTGACTTTAGGTACCTGCCAGTCCAACACGGGCCACCGGCCATTCGAGAGTTCTCAGATACTGAGTCTGAAATAATTTTCACTGAGATCGAAAAGCTTTTAAACAAAGGTGTGATTGTCAGAGCTGTCCGGGAAACTGATGATTTTATTTCCCCCATTTTTCTGAGAGAAAAGAAAGATGGATCGCACCGTATGATTTTAAACCTTAAAGCACTAAACAAGAGCATTGTTTAtcaccatttcaaaatggatacTCTTGGTTCAGTAATTAGACTAATAAGTCCAAATTGTTTCATGGCCACCATCGACCTCAAAGATGCCTATTATTGTGCCTGTGTCAGAGAAACATCAAAAATATCTCAAGTTTCACTGGAAAGGAAACTTCTACAAGTTCACTTGCTTCCCTAATGGGTTATGTTTCTGCCCTAGGAAATTCACAAAGCTCATAAAGCCAGTACACTCTTGTCTTAGGTTACAAGGCCACATCTTGGCAGCTTATATTGATGACAATTACATTCAGGGTGATACTTATACCGAATGTCTAACTACTGTGCTTGAAAcattaaaactgtttgttgacCTGGGATTTTGTCCTCACCCTGAAAAATCATGTCTGATACCATCCCAAGAAGTTAATTTTCTGGGAGTTATGCTAAATTCCAT
Above is a window of Montipora capricornis isolate CH-2021 chromosome 6, ASM3666992v2, whole genome shotgun sequence DNA encoding:
- the LOC138053113 gene encoding uncharacterized protein → MVNLRNKHYQEVMSTHTKKIARLLYKEMDVDEHIQNISSYDLSFFQKLVLCRGLKFAFPQRVSSIEVKASFEEAYWSLEPFLGNDDLRELAAATLRFVALNYIQRKVQKPSKTLLLAIEQLKQRDDIVITKPDKGSVVVVMDKSEYLRLLSEASINDSSKFRAVPLERPSSKGRPPTYYHPLLQKEKELESIVRRILPKPIADTVRPTGSRLAHLYGLPKTHKDRLEIANGDILVSYDVSSLFTNVPLDETIQLLANRAFTNNWFNTTYDLNLTKRDLVDRLLSVASKGQLFQFNGALYEQTDGVAMGWPLGPLLANVFMSHIEENVEREGKLPSFYRRYVDDTLTIMPNKETASNFLDTLNQAHFSVKFTMETECNGMLPFLGIQLLNRSPQIETKVYVKPTNSGLLLHYQSHVDNRYKKGLLRTMLDRTHRLSSSWSDECDRLKTVFLRLKYPKHLSRLILNSTIKSFVDSKVCDQQQPLSPSQEKDDTIQVVLPFKDQISADIVRKQLKDLSLKVHTTIQPVFVSRKIEQELIVKETKPPIVNQQCVVYGFQCDLCDAGYVGYTRGHLHNRVKGHKQQSSAIAKHYKNMHGTMPQGLLERFKLLKDGVTFDTLNTSGTIPVEIDLLKINANGLEMVLEANLTNLFGISNDDFLLFKQEKKLATHSSVTGDRNKLCRGVWLISPHGSPSIL